A genomic region of Streptomyces sp. NBC_00247 contains the following coding sequences:
- a CDS encoding NAD(P)/FAD-dependent oxidoreductase produces the protein MSSDRTAEPRRETTDGGISFWFAQAGIPAPREPLPGDTRTDVCIVGGGYTGLWTAYYLKKAVPFLHITVLEAKFCGYGASGRNGGRLHNGFAGRDRYAKLHGHEAAVRLQRAMNDSVGEVVRVAAEEKIDAGIHRGGLLEVARTPAQLARLKDYHSVEIAFGERDRVLRGARETAERIKVNGAVGSTWTPHGARLHPVRLVNGLAAAVEALGVTVHESTPVTEIRPKHAVTPYGTVRAPYVLRCTEGYTAGVKGHRRTWLPMNSSMIVTEPLPAALWETLGWEGRETLGDMAHSSTYAQRTPDDRIALGGRGVPYRFGSKTDDDGRTAPATVEALRRVLVRFFPAAAGVAVDHAWSGVLGVPRDRCATVTLDRSTGLGWAGGYAGSGVATANLAARTLRDLIRQDSGQAGPTELTALPWVDHRVRRWEPEPLRWLGVHGAYAAHRAADRRETASSRADSDPLARVADRITGRG, from the coding sequence ATGAGCAGCGACAGAACCGCCGAGCCCCGCCGGGAGACCACCGACGGCGGCATATCGTTCTGGTTCGCGCAGGCGGGCATCCCCGCGCCTCGCGAGCCCCTGCCCGGCGACACCCGGACCGACGTATGCATCGTCGGCGGCGGTTACACCGGGCTCTGGACGGCGTACTACCTGAAGAAGGCCGTCCCCTTCCTCCACATCACCGTGCTGGAAGCCAAGTTCTGCGGATACGGCGCCTCCGGCCGCAACGGCGGGCGGCTCCACAACGGCTTCGCCGGCCGCGACCGCTACGCGAAGCTGCACGGCCACGAGGCCGCCGTACGGCTCCAACGGGCCATGAACGACTCGGTCGGTGAGGTCGTACGGGTCGCCGCCGAGGAGAAGATCGACGCCGGCATCCACCGGGGCGGCCTCCTCGAAGTCGCCCGCACCCCGGCCCAACTCGCCCGGCTCAAGGACTACCACTCCGTCGAGATCGCCTTCGGCGAGCGGGACCGGGTGCTGCGCGGTGCCCGCGAGACCGCCGAACGGATCAAGGTCAACGGCGCGGTCGGCTCCACCTGGACCCCGCACGGCGCCCGCCTCCACCCGGTACGACTGGTCAACGGGCTCGCGGCGGCCGTCGAGGCGCTCGGCGTCACCGTCCACGAGTCCACCCCGGTCACCGAGATCCGGCCCAAGCACGCCGTCACTCCGTACGGCACCGTCCGCGCGCCCTACGTCCTGCGCTGCACCGAGGGGTACACCGCCGGCGTCAAGGGCCACCGGCGCACCTGGCTCCCGATGAACTCCTCGATGATCGTCACCGAACCCCTGCCGGCCGCCCTCTGGGAGACCCTCGGCTGGGAGGGCCGGGAGACCCTCGGGGACATGGCGCACTCCTCCACGTACGCCCAGCGCACCCCCGACGACCGGATCGCGCTCGGCGGTCGCGGCGTCCCGTACCGCTTCGGCTCGAAGACCGACGACGACGGGCGCACCGCCCCCGCGACGGTCGAGGCGCTGCGCCGGGTCCTCGTCCGTTTCTTCCCCGCCGCCGCCGGCGTCGCCGTCGACCACGCCTGGTCGGGGGTGCTCGGCGTCCCGCGCGACCGGTGCGCGACGGTCACCCTGGACCGCTCCACCGGCCTCGGCTGGGCGGGCGGCTACGCCGGCTCGGGCGTCGCCACCGCCAACCTCGCCGCCCGCACCCTGCGCGACCTGATCCGGCAGGACTCCGGGCAGGCGGGCCCGACGGAGCTGACCGCGCTGCCGTGGGTCGACCACCGGGTGCGCCGCTGGGAACCCGAACCGCTGCGCTGGCTCGGCGTCCACGGCGCGTACGCGGCCCATCGGGCCGCCGACCGCCGGGAGACCGCGTCCTCGCGTGCGGACTCCGACCCGCTGGCCCGGGTGGCGGACCGGATCACCGGCAGGGGCTGA
- a CDS encoding HAD-IA family hydrolase: protein MTANPSDAFDLVIFDCDGVLVDSERIYVTVDALVMAELGAPFTEAEIIERFVGSSVEVLRAAVEERIGRPLADDWDEPYTHLYRAALADLTPVDGIPEVLAALTTPYCLASNGSHRSIHRSLTTTALSHHFEGRVFSASDVALGKPAPDLFLHAARTLGADPARCAVIEDSAYGVAAARAAGMRAFGYSGGLTPATRLEGPGTVVFDDMRALPALLAAAR from the coding sequence ATGACAGCGAACCCCTCCGACGCCTTCGACCTGGTGATCTTCGACTGCGACGGTGTTCTGGTCGACAGCGAGCGCATCTACGTCACGGTGGACGCGCTCGTCATGGCGGAGCTGGGCGCGCCGTTCACCGAGGCCGAGATCATCGAACGGTTCGTGGGCTCCTCCGTGGAGGTGCTGCGGGCCGCGGTGGAGGAACGCATCGGCAGGCCGCTGGCCGACGACTGGGACGAGCCCTACACCCACCTGTACCGCGCCGCGCTCGCCGACCTGACCCCCGTGGACGGCATCCCCGAGGTGCTCGCCGCGCTCACCACCCCGTACTGCCTCGCCTCCAACGGCTCCCACCGCTCCATCCACCGCAGCCTGACCACGACCGCCCTGAGCCACCACTTCGAGGGCCGCGTCTTCAGCGCCTCCGACGTCGCCCTGGGCAAGCCCGCCCCCGACCTCTTCCTGCACGCGGCCCGGACCCTGGGCGCGGACCCGGCGCGGTGCGCGGTGATCGAGGACAGCGCGTACGGGGTCGCCGCCGCCCGTGCCGCCGGCATGCGGGCCTTCGGCTACAGCGGCGGCCTCACCCCGGCGACCCGCCTCGAAGGCCCCGGCACCGTCGTCTTCGACGACATGCGCGCCCTGCCGGCACTACTGGCCGCCGCCCGCTGA
- a CDS encoding rhomboid-like protein, translating into MERNRPAEAVASTIGGWMARAPGTYVWLTVLLVTSHLLGPLLPAAEEFVRLPATTDPHALGDRPFRVLLAGLLWLPQGGHWALCAVLFTLFHAPAEHWLGTLRWCAVVAVAYLPAGLLAQAVLLWAVRHGHAPASTANSLVYATDQGLAGIAAVLTYRLPRVWRYVYAFAVLVFCGVPLCAWPDVTDLGRFTAALAGLACYPLTRRPRHPARLVRPPGGRRPRETGRAAAQ; encoded by the coding sequence ATGGAGCGAAACCGCCCGGCCGAAGCCGTCGCCTCCACGATCGGCGGCTGGATGGCCCGAGCCCCGGGCACGTACGTCTGGTTGACGGTCCTCCTCGTCACCTCCCACCTGCTGGGTCCGCTGCTGCCCGCGGCCGAGGAGTTCGTCCGGCTGCCCGCGACCACCGACCCGCACGCCCTCGGGGACCGGCCGTTCCGCGTGCTCCTCGCCGGTCTGCTGTGGTTGCCGCAGGGCGGGCACTGGGCGCTCTGCGCGGTGCTCTTCACCCTCTTCCACGCGCCCGCCGAACACTGGCTGGGGACACTGCGGTGGTGCGCGGTGGTCGCCGTCGCGTACCTGCCGGCCGGGCTGCTCGCCCAGGCCGTACTGCTGTGGGCGGTACGGCACGGGCACGCACCGGCCTCCACGGCCAACTCCCTGGTGTACGCCACCGATCAGGGACTCGCGGGGATCGCGGCGGTGCTCACGTACCGGCTGCCGCGGGTCTGGCGGTACGTGTACGCCTTCGCCGTCCTCGTCTTCTGCGGGGTCCCGCTGTGCGCCTGGCCCGACGTGACCGATCTCGGCCGCTTCACGGCGGCCCTCGCCGGACTGGCCTGCTACCCGCTGACCCGGAGGCCGCGTCACCCCGCACGCCTCGTACGTCCGCCGGGTGGGCGCCGCCCCCGCGAGACGGGACGGGCCGCGGCCCAGTAA
- a CDS encoding class I SAM-dependent methyltransferase, giving the protein MPEITYDAQTAAAYRTAREIPLDGLTAWREAIAETVPLRAGMTVLDVGAGTGSFATAFRTWFGVRVLAVEPAAAMRAVIPADDAIEVLDGRADALPVPDASADAAWLGSVVHHLPDLAAAARELRRALKPGAPVLIRNAFPGRYDRDLRVRYFPETASGIDAYPSIDEVTAAFTAAGFGRTRTLRSLPHEAAPTLTAFAERLDRDTDSKLRALPDHAYARGLAHLRRAAADHPDEPAVSWMDLLVLA; this is encoded by the coding sequence ATGCCGGAGATCACGTACGACGCGCAGACCGCCGCCGCCTACCGGACCGCCCGCGAGATCCCGCTCGACGGGCTCACCGCATGGCGCGAGGCGATCGCCGAAACGGTCCCGTTGCGGGCAGGCATGACCGTACTCGACGTCGGCGCCGGCACCGGCTCCTTCGCCACCGCCTTCCGCACCTGGTTCGGGGTACGAGTCCTCGCTGTCGAGCCCGCCGCCGCGATGCGCGCCGTCATCCCGGCGGACGACGCGATCGAGGTACTCGACGGACGTGCCGACGCCCTGCCCGTGCCCGACGCGAGCGCGGACGCCGCCTGGCTCGGTTCGGTCGTCCACCATCTGCCCGACCTGGCTGCGGCCGCCCGCGAACTGCGCCGCGCGCTCAAACCGGGTGCCCCCGTGCTGATCCGCAACGCCTTCCCCGGCCGCTACGACCGCGACCTGCGCGTCCGCTACTTCCCGGAGACCGCGTCCGGCATCGACGCCTACCCCAGCATCGACGAGGTCACCGCCGCGTTCACGGCAGCGGGCTTCGGCCGCACCCGTACGCTGCGCTCCCTGCCCCACGAGGCGGCACCGACCCTCACCGCGTTCGCCGAGCGTCTGGACCGCGACACCGATTCGAAGCTCAGGGCGCTGCCCGACCACGCCTACGCCCGCGGTCTGGCCCACCTGCGCCGCGCGGCGGCCGACCACCCCGACGAGCCCGCCGTCAGCTGGATGGACCTGCTCGTCCTCGCTTGA
- a CDS encoding DoxX family membrane protein has translation MSVDTRTPRFDDQPALSMTKVDSDPAQVIVNHASFRVQLPPGQRARLRGAAPVGAARVPAMSGAGGRRRAPVVWSGRSEPGDPGASGLLQAVRNSSTGHLDGRTATGATRLVPRLDETQPNPVLPSSRRTGGPLLPPMRQAVGAYDGSGPAYDGASSGYDGGFDRYDEKFGDDRFGDDRFEDDPDEDPEVRDRRTAGDSVRHAYYPGRRMNLGVVLFPLRVFLGFISIYAGMGKLSDPVFFDGGERGSMVKWLNSLHPWETAEPLREAALTHPVGAGLTVAFLQVVVGVLTVLGLWQRVAAAFGALLSAALLVTVSWHTVAVFDAPDIIFLAAWSPLVIAGAPVYSVDARLAGEAWRRLGPRSGIWDLRSRVLRRGSVLASVVVGLTLLVGSVLGGAVRSTQVVTVPGPNEKPTNQLPGVPLPEETPEKPKAPKKPVRENTPVPSRSVAPVTPSAERTSPSSGATAGETSTGTGAEPSATQGTVQQPSRQETPPQAPPSTSAGPSSSGSTTGGGDGGGATGGDSSDPSDGDSGADSTSGGGRNPLGGLLG, from the coding sequence ATGAGTGTGGACACCAGAACGCCTCGGTTCGACGATCAACCCGCCCTGAGCATGACCAAGGTGGACAGCGACCCCGCGCAGGTCATCGTCAACCACGCCAGCTTCCGGGTGCAGCTTCCCCCGGGTCAGCGCGCACGGCTGCGGGGTGCGGCTCCGGTCGGCGCCGCACGCGTCCCGGCGATGAGCGGAGCGGGGGGGCGCAGGAGGGCCCCGGTCGTCTGGAGCGGGAGGTCGGAGCCGGGCGACCCGGGGGCGTCGGGCCTGCTCCAGGCCGTACGCAACTCCTCCACCGGCCACCTGGACGGCCGCACGGCCACCGGTGCCACCCGGCTCGTCCCGCGCCTGGACGAGACGCAGCCCAACCCGGTACTGCCGTCCTCGCGGCGCACGGGCGGCCCGCTCCTCCCGCCCATGCGGCAGGCGGTCGGCGCGTACGACGGGTCCGGCCCCGCGTACGACGGCGCGAGCAGTGGATACGACGGCGGTTTCGACCGGTACGACGAGAAGTTCGGCGACGACCGGTTCGGCGACGACCGGTTCGAGGACGACCCGGACGAGGACCCCGAGGTCCGTGACCGGCGGACCGCCGGCGACTCCGTCCGGCACGCCTACTACCCGGGCCGCCGCATGAACCTCGGCGTCGTCCTCTTCCCGCTCCGCGTCTTCCTCGGCTTCATCTCCATCTACGCGGGCATGGGCAAGCTCAGCGACCCCGTCTTCTTCGACGGCGGCGAACGCGGCTCCATGGTCAAGTGGCTGAACTCGCTCCACCCGTGGGAGACGGCCGAACCGCTGCGCGAAGCCGCCCTCACGCACCCGGTCGGCGCCGGCCTCACCGTCGCCTTCCTGCAGGTCGTCGTCGGTGTGCTCACGGTCCTCGGCCTCTGGCAGCGCGTCGCCGCCGCCTTCGGCGCGCTGCTCTCCGCCGCGCTGCTGGTGACGGTCAGCTGGCACACCGTCGCCGTGTTCGACGCCCCGGACATCATCTTCCTCGCGGCCTGGAGCCCGCTCGTCATCGCGGGCGCCCCGGTCTACTCGGTGGACGCCCGCCTCGCCGGCGAGGCGTGGCGCCGGCTCGGCCCGCGCTCCGGGATCTGGGATCTGCGCAGCCGGGTACTGCGGCGCGGATCGGTCCTGGCGAGCGTGGTCGTCGGACTCACGCTGCTCGTCGGCTCCGTGCTGGGTGGCGCGGTCCGTTCCACCCAGGTCGTGACCGTGCCGGGCCCGAACGAGAAGCCGACCAACCAGCTTCCCGGAGTCCCGCTCCCGGAGGAGACCCCCGAGAAGCCCAAGGCGCCGAAGAAGCCGGTCCGGGAGAACACCCCCGTGCCGTCCCGCTCCGTCGCCCCGGTGACTCCGTCCGCCGAGCGCACCAGCCCGAGCAGCGGGGCCACCGCCGGAGAGACCTCCACCGGTACGGGCGCCGAGCCGAGTGCGACCCAGGGCACCGTCCAGCAGCCCTCGCGGCAGGAGACGCCTCCGCAGGCGCCGCCGTCCACCAGCGCCGGCCCGTCCTCCTCGGGTTCCACCACCGGTGGGGGCGACGGGGGCGGTGCCACCGGCGGCGACTCCTCGGACCCGTCCGACGGCGACAGCGGTGCCGACTCGACCTCCGGCGGCGGCCGGAACCCGCTCGGCGGCCTCCTCGGCTGA
- a CDS encoding dTDP-glucose 4,6-dehydratase, producing MRKDTIPGVDFRNGVEESPPSPDGTARGGRAPGEGRGDPAGPTRLLVTGGAGFVGSAYVRHVLGPDGPGDVTVTVLDKLTHAGTLTNLTTVLADPRFGFVHGDVCDPAVVARLAARHDEIVHFAAETHVDRSVDGTAVFVSTNVLGTQTLAEAALRGGVRRFVHISTDEVYGHGGAGPRAEDAPLAPDSPYSASKASSDLIALAHHHTHGLDVRVVRAARTYGPHQFPEHTVPYLVTRLMGGLDVPRGSGGGRARDWLHVEDHCRGIELARTRGRPGGTYNLGGGAELSEEQLTGLLAELCGGPPADRRAEASSGTDGAPRPGATRSRACSELGYRPRRALTEGLAETTAWYRDNRAWWEPLTS from the coding sequence GTGCGGAAAGATACAATTCCAGGAGTCGATTTCCGGAACGGGGTGGAGGAATCGCCGCCGTCGCCGGACGGGACGGCGCGGGGCGGGCGAGCCCCGGGGGAGGGCCGTGGGGACCCGGCCGGTCCGACCCGTCTTCTCGTCACCGGCGGAGCGGGCTTCGTCGGTTCCGCGTACGTACGCCATGTGCTGGGCCCCGACGGGCCGGGCGACGTGACCGTCACCGTCCTGGACAAGCTGACCCACGCGGGCACCCTGACCAACCTCACGACCGTGCTCGCCGACCCCCGGTTCGGCTTCGTGCACGGGGACGTCTGCGATCCGGCGGTCGTCGCCCGGCTGGCCGCCCGGCACGACGAGATCGTGCACTTCGCGGCCGAGACGCACGTGGACCGGTCGGTCGACGGTACGGCCGTCTTCGTGTCGACCAACGTGCTCGGTACGCAGACCCTCGCGGAGGCCGCCCTGCGCGGCGGGGTCCGCAGGTTCGTCCACATCTCCACCGACGAGGTGTACGGCCACGGGGGCGCGGGCCCGCGGGCCGAGGACGCCCCGCTCGCCCCCGACTCCCCGTACTCCGCGTCGAAGGCGTCCTCCGACCTGATCGCGCTGGCCCACCACCACACCCACGGACTGGACGTCCGCGTCGTCCGGGCGGCCCGCACCTACGGGCCGCACCAGTTCCCCGAGCACACCGTGCCGTACCTCGTGACCCGTCTGATGGGCGGCCTCGACGTGCCGCGCGGAAGCGGAGGCGGGCGGGCGCGGGACTGGCTGCACGTCGAGGACCACTGCCGGGGCATCGAACTCGCCCGGACCCGGGGGCGCCCCGGCGGTACGTACAACCTCGGCGGTGGCGCGGAGCTGAGCGAGGAGCAGCTGACCGGGCTCCTCGCGGAGCTGTGCGGCGGCCCCCCGGCGGACCGTCGCGCAGAGGCCTCCTCGGGTACGGACGGCGCCCCGCGACCCGGCGCCACCCGGTCGCGCGCCTGTTCGGAACTGGGCTACCGGCCGCGCCGCGCGCTCACCGAGGGGCTCGCCGAGACCACCGCCTGGTACCGGGACAACCGTGCCTGGTGGGAGCCCCTCACCTCCTGA
- a CDS encoding cysteine desulfurase-like protein has translation MSYDVHAIRAQIPALKSGSARFDAPGGTQTPQPVIDAIVHALAHPLAVRGVQNEGERNAEAIVSGARSALADLLGADPRGIVFGRSSTQLTYDLARTLAKNWGPGDEVVVSRLDHDSNIRPWIQAAEAAGATVRWAEFDPATADLTLHHISDALSDRTRLVAVTGASNLVGTRPDLPAVAGLVHRAGALLHVDAVHLAAHAPVDLTAIGADFLVCSPYKFLGPHLGVLASRPELLETLHPDKLLPSTDAVPERFELGTLPYESLAAARAAVDFLATLAPTAPGGSRRERLAAAFEAIETHEDALRVRIETGLATLDGVTLHSRAALRTPTLLLTFPGRSAADASRHLAARGVDAPAGSFYALEASRHLGLGDGGGLRVGLAPYSSEEDVDLLLAALADYLTTTPARA, from the coding sequence ATGTCCTACGACGTCCACGCGATCCGCGCGCAGATCCCCGCCCTGAAGTCCGGCTCGGCGCGCTTCGACGCCCCCGGGGGTACGCAGACCCCGCAGCCGGTGATCGACGCCATCGTCCACGCGCTGGCCCACCCCCTCGCCGTGCGGGGCGTCCAGAACGAGGGCGAGCGCAACGCCGAGGCGATCGTCTCCGGCGCCCGCTCCGCCCTCGCCGACCTGCTGGGCGCGGACCCGCGCGGCATCGTCTTCGGACGCAGCTCCACCCAGCTCACCTACGACCTCGCGCGGACCCTCGCCAAGAACTGGGGCCCGGGCGACGAGGTGGTCGTCAGCCGCCTCGACCACGACTCCAACATCCGCCCGTGGATCCAGGCTGCCGAGGCGGCGGGGGCGACGGTACGGTGGGCCGAATTCGACCCAGCCACCGCTGACCTGACACTCCATCACATCTCTGACGCGCTCAGCGACCGGACCCGGCTGGTCGCCGTCACCGGCGCGTCCAATCTCGTCGGCACCCGCCCCGACCTGCCCGCTGTCGCCGGCCTCGTACACCGCGCGGGCGCTCTGCTGCACGTGGACGCCGTACACCTCGCGGCACACGCCCCGGTCGATCTCACCGCCATCGGTGCGGACTTCCTGGTCTGCTCGCCGTACAAGTTCCTCGGCCCGCACCTCGGCGTACTCGCGAGCCGCCCCGAACTCCTGGAGACCCTGCACCCCGACAAGCTGCTCCCGTCCACCGACGCCGTCCCGGAACGCTTCGAACTGGGCACCCTGCCGTACGAGTCGCTGGCCGCGGCCCGAGCCGCCGTGGACTTCCTCGCGACCCTGGCGCCCACAGCGCCCGGCGGCTCCCGCCGGGAACGCCTGGCCGCCGCCTTCGAGGCGATCGAAACCCACGAGGACGCTCTGCGCGTACGCATCGAGACCGGGCTCGCGACACTCGACGGCGTCACCCTCCACTCCCGCGCCGCCCTGCGCACCCCGACGCTGCTGCTCACCTTCCCGGGCCGCTCGGCCGCTGACGCCTCACGCCACCTGGCCGCGCGCGGTGTAGACGCCCCCGCGGGCTCCTTCTACGCCCTGGAGGCTTCCCGCCACCTCGGCCTCGGCGACGGGGGCGGCCTGCGCGTCGGCCTGGCGCCGTACAGCAGCGAGGAGGACGTCGACCTCCTGCTGGCCGCCCTGGCCGACTACCTCACCACCACGCCCGCCCGCGCCTGA
- a CDS encoding chloramphenicol phosphotransferase CPT family protein gives MSTGRDPVSPGSDSVSTGRDPVSTGIARTPSTGAPLSGAAAVAPGDDPAHAVVPPTPAGGTVVLLNGTSSSGKSSIARELMATLDGSWFHLPVDAFHAMRGGSALPDGGLQAEIDRTVKGFHRAVAGMAAAGNNVVVDCPLSRRWRLLDLLGLLVPRDTVLVAVRCPLPELERREAERGDRTPGLAALQFPVVHAHGPHDLDVDTAESGPEECARRIREFLAVRPRPTAFEALRRTYVPASA, from the coding sequence ATGAGCACCGGCAGAGACCCCGTGAGCCCCGGCAGCGACTCCGTGAGCACCGGCAGAGACCCCGTGAGCACCGGCATCGCGCGTACGCCCTCGACCGGGGCCCCGCTTTCCGGCGCCGCAGCCGTCGCCCCCGGGGACGATCCCGCGCATGCCGTCGTGCCGCCGACACCGGCGGGCGGCACGGTCGTCCTGCTCAACGGCACGTCCAGCTCGGGCAAGTCGAGCATCGCCCGGGAGCTCATGGCGACGCTCGACGGGAGCTGGTTCCACCTGCCGGTGGACGCGTTCCACGCGATGCGGGGCGGGAGCGCCCTGCCGGACGGGGGGCTTCAGGCCGAGATCGACCGGACGGTCAAAGGGTTTCACCGCGCGGTGGCCGGGATGGCCGCGGCGGGGAACAACGTGGTGGTCGACTGCCCCCTCAGCCGTCGCTGGCGGTTGCTCGACCTGCTCGGGCTGCTGGTGCCGCGGGACACCGTGCTGGTGGCGGTCCGCTGTCCGCTGCCGGAGCTGGAGCGCAGGGAGGCGGAGCGTGGGGACCGGACGCCGGGGTTGGCGGCGCTCCAGTTCCCGGTCGTCCACGCGCACGGTCCACATGACCTCGATGTCGACACGGCGGAGTCCGGCCCGGAGGAGTGCGCCCGGCGCATCCGTGAGTTCCTGGCGGTGCGCCCGCGCCCCACGGCGTTCGAAGCGCTCCGGCGTACGTATGTTCCGGCCTCAGCCTGA
- a CDS encoding ABC transporter ATP-binding protein — protein sequence MASVTFDKASRIYPGSTKPAVDQLEIDIADGEFLVLVGPSGCGKSTSLRMLAGLEDVNAGAIRIGDRDVTHLPPKDRDIAMVFQNYALYPHMTVADNMGFALKIAGVNKTDIRAKVEEAAKMLDLTEYLDRKPKALSGGQRQRVAMGRAIVREPQVFLMDEPLSNLDAKLRVSTRTQIASLQRRLGITTVYVTHDQVEALTMGDRVAVLKDGLLQQVDSPRNMYDRPANLFVAGFIGSPAMNLIEVPITDGGVKFGNSVVPVSREALTAAANRGDTTVTVGIRPEHFDIVEHGGAAATGLSKASADAPAGLAVSVNVVEELGADGFVYGGAEVGGQHKDLVVRVGGRAVPEKGTKLHVVPRPDELHVFATSTGERLTA from the coding sequence ATGGCCAGTGTCACGTTCGACAAGGCGTCCCGCATCTACCCCGGCTCCACGAAGCCCGCGGTGGACCAGCTCGAGATCGACATCGCGGACGGCGAGTTCCTCGTCCTCGTCGGTCCCTCCGGTTGTGGCAAGTCGACCTCCCTGCGCATGCTCGCGGGTCTCGAGGACGTCAACGCCGGCGCCATCCGCATCGGTGACCGCGACGTCACGCACCTGCCGCCGAAGGACCGGGACATCGCCATGGTGTTCCAGAACTACGCGCTGTACCCGCACATGACCGTCGCGGACAACATGGGCTTCGCGCTCAAGATCGCCGGCGTCAACAAGACCGACATCCGGGCGAAGGTCGAAGAGGCCGCCAAGATGCTGGACCTCACCGAGTACCTGGACCGCAAGCCGAAGGCGCTCTCCGGTGGTCAGCGTCAGCGTGTCGCGATGGGCCGCGCCATCGTGCGTGAGCCGCAGGTCTTCCTCATGGACGAGCCGCTGTCGAACCTCGACGCCAAGCTCCGTGTCTCCACCCGTACGCAGATCGCCTCGCTGCAGCGCCGCCTCGGCATCACGACCGTGTACGTCACCCACGACCAGGTCGAGGCCCTCACCATGGGCGACCGCGTCGCGGTCCTCAAGGACGGTCTGCTCCAGCAGGTCGACTCGCCGCGCAACATGTACGACCGCCCGGCCAACCTCTTCGTCGCCGGCTTCATCGGCTCCCCCGCGATGAACCTGATCGAGGTCCCGATCACCGATGGTGGCGTGAAGTTCGGCAACAGCGTCGTCCCCGTCTCCCGCGAGGCGCTCACCGCCGCCGCCAACCGTGGTGACACCACCGTCACGGTCGGCATCCGCCCGGAGCACTTCGACATCGTCGAGCACGGTGGCGCCGCCGCGACCGGCCTCTCCAAGGCCTCCGCCGACGCCCCGGCCGGCCTCGCCGTCTCGGTCAACGTCGTCGAGGAGCTCGGCGCCGACGGCTTCGTCTACGGCGGCGCCGAGGTCGGCGGCCAGCACAAGGACCTCGTGGTCCGCGTCGGTGGCCGTGCCGTCCCGGAGAAGGGCACCAAGCTGCACGTCGTCCCGCGTCCGGACGAGCTGCACGTCTTCGCGACCTCGACGGGCGAGCGCCTCACCGCCTGA
- a CDS encoding RidA family protein: MNSDTHLTHIAAPAGVAPATGYTHVVTGPGQWVAISGQVSLDENGEVVGPGDPEVQARQVFENLNRCLAAAGATFADVVKLSYFVTDVAYLPAVRAVRDLYVDVERRPASSAVQVVALYRPELVMEVEAFAVVRP, from the coding sequence ATGAACTCGGACACGCACCTCACGCACATCGCCGCCCCGGCAGGAGTCGCCCCCGCCACCGGATACACGCACGTCGTCACGGGCCCCGGACAGTGGGTCGCGATCTCCGGCCAGGTCTCTCTGGACGAGAACGGGGAGGTCGTCGGGCCCGGCGACCCCGAGGTCCAGGCGCGGCAGGTCTTCGAGAACCTCAACCGGTGCCTCGCGGCGGCCGGCGCGACGTTCGCGGACGTCGTGAAGCTGAGCTACTTCGTCACCGACGTGGCGTACCTGCCGGCGGTGCGCGCGGTGCGTGATCTGTACGTCGATGTGGAGCGCAGGCCCGCCAGTTCGGCGGTACAGGTGGTCGCCCTGTACCGCCCCGAACTGGTCATGGAGGTGGAGGCGTTCGCGGTGGTCAGGCCGTAG
- a CDS encoding nucleotidyltransferase family protein, with protein sequence MHTYPTQAVVLAGGQGSRLRPYTDDRPKPMVEIPGTGTPIIGHQLSWLAAEGVTDVVISCGHLAEVLQEWLDSAVLPLNVMTVVENEPLGRGGGLKYAAARLPDPEQPWYATNGDIWTRFSLREMAAFHAERDATATLALARPRIPWGAVETDAFGHITDFIESPPSPYLINAGVYVFSPAFTELLPDRGDHERTTFPRLARERLLAGYPLPQGAYWRAIDTAKDLTEAAKELGAHSG encoded by the coding sequence CTGCATACGTATCCGACGCAAGCCGTGGTCCTGGCCGGTGGCCAGGGGTCGCGGCTGCGGCCGTACACCGATGACCGCCCCAAGCCGATGGTCGAGATCCCGGGCACCGGGACCCCGATCATCGGCCATCAGCTTTCCTGGCTGGCCGCCGAGGGCGTCACCGACGTCGTGATCTCCTGCGGCCATCTTGCCGAAGTGCTCCAGGAGTGGCTGGATTCCGCCGTCCTCCCGCTGAACGTGATGACGGTCGTCGAGAACGAGCCCCTGGGGCGTGGCGGTGGGCTGAAGTACGCCGCCGCCCGGCTGCCCGATCCGGAGCAGCCCTGGTACGCCACGAACGGCGACATCTGGACCCGTTTCTCGCTGCGGGAGATGGCCGCGTTCCACGCGGAGCGCGACGCCACGGCCACGCTCGCCCTGGCCCGCCCGCGCATTCCGTGGGGTGCCGTGGAGACGGACGCGTTCGGGCACATCACCGACTTCATCGAGTCGCCGCCGTCCCCGTACCTGATCAACGCCGGCGTGTACGTGTTCTCGCCGGCCTTCACGGAGCTGCTGCCCGACCGGGGCGACCACGAGCGGACCACCTTCCCGCGGCTGGCGCGCGAGCGTCTGCTCGCCGGATACCCGCTGCCGCAGGGCGCCTACTGGCGGGCCATCGACACGGCCAAGGACCTCACCGAGGCCGCCAAGGAACTCGGCGCGCACTCCGGCTGA